The Musa acuminata AAA Group cultivar baxijiao chromosome BXJ3-6, Cavendish_Baxijiao_AAA, whole genome shotgun sequence region ACGATCTTTCAAGAATAATCATTCAGAAACaataaaataaatcaaaactTTAGGGGAAAAATCGGACCTTTCTTGCGGGAAACGGAAGAACAGGAGCTGTGGGCGGGGTCATCGGAGGCATACCCGGAcgcagcggcggcggcgtcggGGTGGTCACCGGCCGGATCTGCGGATGGGGACGCGCCGACGGTCGATAGGGCGGCCGCCGAGGAGAGGCACCCCATGCTGGCGCTCTTCTTCATCGTCCCCACGCCGTCCGTCAGGCGCACCCCGAATAGCCGCACGCCGGCCCCGCGCGCCGGGCACGTGCGGGAGTTGTGCCCGTTGTTACTGCAGTGCGAGCACCGCCTCGTCATCTCGCCCCGCCCGCCTCCGCAACCGCTCAATGGCCGGAGCCCTTCGAGGCCGCGCCTCCACCACTCCCACGCCTCCCGAAGAGCGAGCGATCGAGCGAACCAGCAGCAAAATCTCGTCGCGTCTGCTGCGTCTCGGTAAACGCTGTATCGGTTATTGGAAGCACGCAAACCAGAAGGCAACCTCTAACTTGCCTTTATAACTCCCCGCATTATTGACCATAATTACGAGAAAGCCGAGACTCCGGGGCGAGCGGGGAAAGCTCGGCCGTCCATTTCGTGAACCATCACCACTGTCCAAAATTATGTGGATCATATGATGCCGCTCACGTGATCGTGCCTACTTATTTTGGGCCACATTAAGCGATCGCGGACAATAAATCTCATGATATCTCTCGGTGGATTACATTTGCGCTGTTCGGTTGACTTGATTAGGAATGTGAGGCTGGGGAGAGCTAAACCAACCAAAGCCGTTGACCTGGTCTTCGCCAAGGTCCTTGACTATTGTTTTCGATGGATAATTAACATATTCCATAGCAAATGGCTATAATTATCATCTATTTTTGGTACATgaagtattattatttttgatttGTTACTTGATTATGTCATGAATATCATTGACCAGTGAGTCGACCCAGTTGGTTTACTATCGGAAGTGTAGGTCCATTCTTGTATCTCCTCTATACTGATGTAGGTTGTTGACATAGCAAATCAATGCAAGAGGTTCGCATGAAAGGTCGCTTGTTGGGGAAGCTGATTGAGGCTTTTTTAGCTATATATCCTTTCCCGCCCATCGAGTCACCTTCCCATAGTAAGATTATCTCCTGGGTGCTAACGGATCTGCATGACAGGTCGACACCCGAGGGCCTCCTGGCTTGACCTCTCCAACACTTAGGTTAGTGCGAGCGAgagggatatatatataaattatactaTGGAATGAGTGTATAGGGTCCCCTAGCGTGAGTCGTGAGTAGCTTCGATTAATTGAAGATACGATCAAGTTAACTGACTGATCATGATAATAGAAATATTTTTCTATCCTTTTGTCCTCTAATGATCCTGATGAGACAAGAAAATTAAGATGGGATACAGTCGAACGACTCTCGGAGCTATCGCCCTGTGATCATATTCCATTTCTTCTTTGGTACAAATAAGAAATGGCCTTCCTTTCCTTCGTTTAATAGGAAGAATTGCTGTGTTATGTCGCTAGCCATTAATGCATGCAGATTGAGGAATGACTCAAAATTCTAATTAGGTATCTATTTCCGTGACTAATAACCTGGTATGTGATAAAATTATCCATATCATTACTATTTATGTGTTTAGTGCCGACTTTTTAGCATTTAGTGAGGTAAATAAAACACCATATCCTGTCATGAAAATAAGATTCATCGACGCAGCATATCCAATTTGACATGCAATGTACCAAAGCATGACGCAAAAGTAAAACACCATATCCTGTCAATTTGTGGCCTCATTCGGGAGGAACAGATTCCTTAGCCACGAAGTGAATGGGAAGAAGGGAAGAGACACCCGCAGCCGTCCATGTCCTTCCCACATAAAATTCTTTGGCAAGTACGAGTTGATGTTTCCTGGAGTAATAATTGGTGGGGTGTAAATTGAGATGGTCACGCAAAATGGGCACTAATGTAAAGGGTACGATGACTCATGCAAAGCCTTCTAAAAGGACTTGCCAGTAGGGTGGATCACATCGGTGCGATAACCCAACCATGTGCAATCCAAAGTGGGGTCTTCTTTGTCCACACCTCTGCTTGGAATCGGAGAGAAGAACTAAGAGCAGGACTTGTGCAGCCGAAGTGGTGGTGGTAGAGGTTGGTAGTACCTGCAGCCTCATAAAGAAAGACCATGAGAGTCTTGTGGATGGAAAGAGAACATTATCTTGAAGTGGGAGCCATGAGAACCCAGTTCACggtgcacagagagagagagagagagagtcctccACCGCAAGATCCATGAGGGCAGTCACACGTGTTCCTAGCTATTTCTCTcacatgcaaaatgatggaaggccacacaCAATCATTCCAGTCTCTCTCGTGAAGACAACTTGGACCGTTGTTCATCCAGTCTCCTTTGTGGTATCCGAATCCAAATTGGCTAGTGTTAACATGGCGTCAATTGCTAGGCACTCAAGTAGATCATCGGTTAGTCTCTCCCGTGTGATATATATTACCTCCAGCCTCTTCGCATCCTCTTCGCATACATGCATGTCTTTGACTTTGGTTCCAGTGGGCAAACTGGTTTGCACCAGAACAGGCAAATGGTTCAGGCTTCATGACATCAGACAGAAGCATATTAGATTCAGTGGCTATAGAGATTGGATATCATGGTGTCTGATCATGAGAGCACTCATGTATTATTAGCATCAATTGTTCTTATGCTCGGTTTGATGTACACATCAGATTGGAGTTATTTCCTTTCAGGCCGAGGATAATTTTCAGGCTGCTATGTGGCCCAATGGATCCAACATCTGTACATCAATCATCCATATTAGCTCCATCAAGTGGACACGAGGACCTCGGCGACCTTTCTCCTGTTCACTGCAGATTCTGTGGCAGATTGAAGCTACAACAAAGGGACGAAGTCATACCTCATTGACTTCAAATGGAAGTGTGGAAGGGTCACGGCGATGTCACGGAGCTATAAATCTATCAAATTTGAAATAAAAGATTATGATATATCTAAATTAAGATCCTTATATCTTAAATTACTTAGAACTTttaatctaaataataataataataataataataataataataataataataaataggtTGATTGAGGTCAAAGCTGATTCGTCGCCAACTACGCTTCCTTCGATACTGTGCTAGCTGATACAGGTGCGGTCGCCACGCCGCAGGCCTCGTGGCTCCCACCATGTTTGATTGGTACACCACCGAAGGTAATCCTTTGCCCTAAAGAAAGCTCGAGATCAGAAGTAAAAAAGAGagcaagagggagagagagacagaTCCAGGAGACACAGCAAAGAGTAGATAGAGAGAGATGAGGAAGCCCTCACAGTCATCAGCTCCAGGCTCGTCGACGATGGCGGCGATGGAGGTCGAGGACAAGCAGCGACGAGGGCCGACGCCGTGCTGCGGCAAAGTGGGCCTGAAGAGGGGTCCGTGGACGTCGGAGGAGGACGAGGTGCTGGCGAGCTTCGTGCGGCGGGAGGGGGAGGGGCGGTGGCGGACGCTGCCCAAGCGCGCCGGGCTCCTCCGCTGCGGCAAGAGCTGCCGCCTCCGCTGGATGAACTACCTCCGTCCCTCCATCAAGCATGGTCCCATCGCCCCCGACGAGGAAGACCTCATCCTTCGCCTCCACCGCCTCCTCGGCAACAGGTCATCAAACACCACCAACCCCTTCGATCTCCCCACCTCTAGGGTTTCCTCGTCGTGCCTTCGATTTGATCTTCTTGTTCTACCTGCAGGTGGTCTTTGATAGCCGGGAGGATTCCTGGGCGTACAgataacgagatcaagaactactggaacacccacCTCAGCAAAAAGCTCGTCAGGCAAGGCATAGATCCCCGCAACCACAAACCACTGGCCACTTCCGTAGCTGACGCCATCCACCAGCCTATTTCACCGCAGCTATAccgtaaccctaaccctagcgcaATCCCCAGCACCGCTCCCACCCTCCTCCGAGCAGAGGATACCCAGAAAAATTTCTCCGATACGCTGAACCTGCAGCAAAATGACGATGGTGATGGATGGAAGAACAACGAGTGCGCTGTTGATAAGCCATTAGACCAAGAAGGAGGCAAATGTGATGCCGGCGAAGATGGAGGGATAGGGATAGAGTGTTACACTGATGAcatcttctcctccttc contains the following coding sequences:
- the LOC135640633 gene encoding transcription repressor MYB5-like, producing MRKPSQSSAPGSSTMAAMEVEDKQRRGPTPCCGKVGLKRGPWTSEEDEVLASFVRREGEGRWRTLPKRAGLLRCGKSCRLRWMNYLRPSIKHGPIAPDEEDLILRLHRLLGNRWSLIAGRIPGRTDNEIKNYWNTHLSKKLVRQGIDPRNHKPLATSVADAIHQPISPQLYRNPNPSAIPSTAPTLLRAEDTQKNFSDTLNLQQNDDGDGWKNNECAVDKPLDQEGGKCDAGEDGGIGIECYTDDIFSSFLDSLINDDIFQPQHNDIIDDENNNDISRSNNSDGSNQRVVPAAYAYTAPSVPAYELGTFWEDDLMAQTGIEEDVHEQFADHAGKY